The following proteins are encoded in a genomic region of Gossypium hirsutum isolate 1008001.06 chromosome D05, Gossypium_hirsutum_v2.1, whole genome shotgun sequence:
- the LOC107903885 gene encoding 3beta-hydroxysteroid-dehydrogenase/decarboxylase isoform X2: protein MVVTTTATANDVAYGDGSETRTCVVLGGRGFLGRSLVTRLLRLGGWIVRVADSSSHSLQVDPSSASDSILFAALSSGQASFCHVDVRDTSQIIKVTEGADVVFYMERTDIDTHDFYNCYMIIVQGAKNVINSCQECKVRRLIYNSSADVVFDGSQDILIGDESFSCPGKFLDVLIDLKFQAEGLIRLANNIDGLVTCVLRPSNAFGPGDTWFVPLLVNLAKSGLGKFITGSGENMSDFTYAENVAHAHICAAETLESRIVSVAGKAFFITNLEPMMFWEFVSLILEGLGYQRPFIKIPTWIVAYVLSLLQRIHEESHFRIDKYSPHYIVQLASCTTTFDCSEAQKHLGYSPIIYLEDGIKSTIESFSRLAKDSSFMRDNNFREQSKAVKLLGSGIVADVLLWRGIKRTLLCFLILASLFYWFFLCGRTFTSSVAKLLLLVTVTLYGYGNLSSKIHAFAVKRISSSCFEITESTVKNSLRSVSYIWNRGIRHIKLLGKGEDWIKFFKVTVFLYFTKWVLSYSLAVFVGIAMVFAFTAFFVYEQYEPVIDGLGEVLFYGIMESKELLRRNLRTLIASFLQN, encoded by the exons atggTTGTGACGACGACAGCGACGGCGAATGACGTTGCGTATGGAGATGGAAGCGAGACGAGGACGTGCGTGGTGCTCGGAGGTCGAGGCTTCTTAGGGAGATCGCTCGTCACTAGGTTGCTGCGACTCGGAGGCTGGATCGTCCGTGTCGCCGATTCATCTTCTCACTCGCTGCAAGTCGATCCTTCCTCCGCTTCCGATTCTATCCTCTTCGCTGCGCTTTCTTCCGGTCAAGCCTCTTTTTGCCATGTTGACGTTCGCGATACATCTCAAATCATCAAAG TAACTGAAGGTGCAGATGTTGTATTTTACATGGAAAGGACTGATATAGACACACATGATTTCTATAATTGCTACATGATTATTGTTCAGG GTGCAAAAAATGTCATTAATTCTTGCCAAGAATGTAAAGTTAGACGACTCATATACAACAGTTCTGCAGACGTTGTTTTTGACGGTTCACAGGATATACTTATTGGGGATGAATCCTTCTCTTGCCCAGGGAAA TTTCTGGATGTGCTGATTGACCTTAAGTTTCAAGCGGAAGGACTAATCAGGTTAGCTAACAATATTGATGGTCTTGTAACATGTGTACTTCGCCCTAGCAATGCCTTTGGACCTGGTGACACATGGTTTGTGCCTTTGCTAGTGAATCTAGCCAAGTCTGGCTtgggaaag TTTATTACAGGAAGTGGAGAAAATATGTCTGACTTTACCTATGCGGAGAACGTTGCTCATGCTCATATCTGTGCAGCAGAAACTCTAGAGTCTCGGATAGTCTCTGTGGCTGGAAAG GCCTTTTTTATCACGAATCTCGAGCCTATGATGTTCTGGGAATTTGTGTCTCTGATACTTGAAGGCTTAGGGTATCAAAG GCCATTCATAAAAATTCCCACTTGGATTGTTGCCTATGTTCTCTCACTTCTTCAACGTATACATGAGGAATCACACTTCAGAATTGATAAATATTCACCTCATTACATTGTTCAATTAGCTTCATGTACCACAACTTTTGACTGCTCAGAGGCTCAAAAGCATCTGGGATATTCACCCATTATCTACCTAGAA GATGGTATCAAGTCAACCATTGAATCATTCTCTCGTTTAGCTAAAGACTCATCTTTTATGAGAGACAACAATTTTAGAGAACAATCAAAAGCAGTGAAGCTGCTAGGCAGTGGGATAG TTGCAGATGTCTTGCTGTGGCGGGGAATAAAGAGAACACTTTTATGCTTTCTTATCTTGGCTTCGTTATTTTACTGGTTCTTTCTGTGTGGAAGAACTTTTACTTCATCAGTAGCCAAGCTTCTGCTGCTAGTTACAGTCACTCTTTATGGATATGGAAATTTATCATCAAAGAT ACATGCTTTTGCTGTTAAAAGGATATCGTCGTCTTGTTTTGAAATCACTGAATCAACTGTGAAAAATTCACTCAGATCTGTATCATATATATGGAATAGAGGGATTCGTCACATCAAATTGTTGGGAAAGGGGGAAGACTGGATCAAGTTTTTCAAG GTTAcggtttttctttatttcaccaaGTGGGTTCTATCTTATTCCTTGGCTGTGTTTGTTGGCATTG CTATGGTTTTCGCCTTCACTGCATTCTTTGTCTATGAACAATATGAACCAGTGATTGATGGATTAGGGGAGGTCCTGTTCTATGGTATCATGGAATCAAAAGAATTGCTAAGGAGGAACCTGCGGACTCTGATTGCTTCATTTCTTCAAAACTGA
- the LOC107903885 gene encoding 3beta-hydroxysteroid-dehydrogenase/decarboxylase isoform X1 produces MVVTTTATANDVAYGDGSETRTCVVLGGRGFLGRSLVTRLLRLGGWIVRVADSSSHSLQVDPSSASDSILFAALSSGQASFCHVDVRDTSQIIKVTEGADVVFYMERTDIDTHDFYNCYMIIVQGAKNVINSCQECKVRRLIYNSSADVVFDGSQDILIGDESFSCPGKFLDVLIDLKFQAEGLIRLANNIDGLVTCVLRPSNAFGPGDTWFVPLLVNLAKSGLGKFITGSGENMSDFTYAENVAHAHICAAETLESRIVSVAGKAFFITNLEPMMFWEFVSLILEGLGYQRPFIKIPTWIVAYVLSLLQRIHEESHFRIDKYSPHYIVQLASCTTTFDCSEAQKHLGYSPIIYLEDGIKSTIESFSRLAKDSSFMRDNNFREQSKAVKLLGSGIDVLLWRGIKRTLLCFLILASLFYWFFLCGRTFTSSVAKLLLLVTVTLYGYGNLSSKIHAFAVKRISSSCFEITESTVKNSLRSVSYIWNRGIRHIKLLGKGEDWIKFFKVTVFLYFTKWVLSYSLAVFVGIAMVFAFTAFFVYEQYEPVIDGLGEVLFYGIMESKELLRRNLRTLIASFLQN; encoded by the exons atggTTGTGACGACGACAGCGACGGCGAATGACGTTGCGTATGGAGATGGAAGCGAGACGAGGACGTGCGTGGTGCTCGGAGGTCGAGGCTTCTTAGGGAGATCGCTCGTCACTAGGTTGCTGCGACTCGGAGGCTGGATCGTCCGTGTCGCCGATTCATCTTCTCACTCGCTGCAAGTCGATCCTTCCTCCGCTTCCGATTCTATCCTCTTCGCTGCGCTTTCTTCCGGTCAAGCCTCTTTTTGCCATGTTGACGTTCGCGATACATCTCAAATCATCAAAG TAACTGAAGGTGCAGATGTTGTATTTTACATGGAAAGGACTGATATAGACACACATGATTTCTATAATTGCTACATGATTATTGTTCAGG GTGCAAAAAATGTCATTAATTCTTGCCAAGAATGTAAAGTTAGACGACTCATATACAACAGTTCTGCAGACGTTGTTTTTGACGGTTCACAGGATATACTTATTGGGGATGAATCCTTCTCTTGCCCAGGGAAA TTTCTGGATGTGCTGATTGACCTTAAGTTTCAAGCGGAAGGACTAATCAGGTTAGCTAACAATATTGATGGTCTTGTAACATGTGTACTTCGCCCTAGCAATGCCTTTGGACCTGGTGACACATGGTTTGTGCCTTTGCTAGTGAATCTAGCCAAGTCTGGCTtgggaaag TTTATTACAGGAAGTGGAGAAAATATGTCTGACTTTACCTATGCGGAGAACGTTGCTCATGCTCATATCTGTGCAGCAGAAACTCTAGAGTCTCGGATAGTCTCTGTGGCTGGAAAG GCCTTTTTTATCACGAATCTCGAGCCTATGATGTTCTGGGAATTTGTGTCTCTGATACTTGAAGGCTTAGGGTATCAAAG GCCATTCATAAAAATTCCCACTTGGATTGTTGCCTATGTTCTCTCACTTCTTCAACGTATACATGAGGAATCACACTTCAGAATTGATAAATATTCACCTCATTACATTGTTCAATTAGCTTCATGTACCACAACTTTTGACTGCTCAGAGGCTCAAAAGCATCTGGGATATTCACCCATTATCTACCTAGAA GATGGTATCAAGTCAACCATTGAATCATTCTCTCGTTTAGCTAAAGACTCATCTTTTATGAGAGACAACAATTTTAGAGAACAATCAAAAGCAGTGAAGCTGCTAGGCAGTGGGATAG ATGTCTTGCTGTGGCGGGGAATAAAGAGAACACTTTTATGCTTTCTTATCTTGGCTTCGTTATTTTACTGGTTCTTTCTGTGTGGAAGAACTTTTACTTCATCAGTAGCCAAGCTTCTGCTGCTAGTTACAGTCACTCTTTATGGATATGGAAATTTATCATCAAAGAT ACATGCTTTTGCTGTTAAAAGGATATCGTCGTCTTGTTTTGAAATCACTGAATCAACTGTGAAAAATTCACTCAGATCTGTATCATATATATGGAATAGAGGGATTCGTCACATCAAATTGTTGGGAAAGGGGGAAGACTGGATCAAGTTTTTCAAG GTTAcggtttttctttatttcaccaaGTGGGTTCTATCTTATTCCTTGGCTGTGTTTGTTGGCATTG CTATGGTTTTCGCCTTCACTGCATTCTTTGTCTATGAACAATATGAACCAGTGATTGATGGATTAGGGGAGGTCCTGTTCTATGGTATCATGGAATCAAAAGAATTGCTAAGGAGGAACCTGCGGACTCTGATTGCTTCATTTCTTCAAAACTGA